In Populus trichocarpa isolate Nisqually-1 chromosome 16, P.trichocarpa_v4.1, whole genome shotgun sequence, a genomic segment contains:
- the LOC7465274 gene encoding protein SODIUM POTASSIUM ROOT DEFECTIVE 2, translating to MKKIDMFCASQASTAICMSMDRPSSSSSTIQPGGPTIDRCNPVIRDQKRIPRTLPLVPCTSQPPPINPVPYQLLHKSQKSTSKNKASDQNSNKKSNSTKPKPKPNDQKNKKISFKPADIDDDDKKSAASLNVPKDIVRKSWAKPGGSIIAPPGSSRNLLGDAAFVDGIPDYDPVSAQLVPVEPNMSTQALSKEESTASRPSSSSSPNQVVVLRVSLHCKGCEGKVRKHLSRMEGVTSFNIDFAAKKVTVVGDVTPLRVLASVSKIKSAQFWTSTTPPAGSN from the exons atgaagaaaatagaTATGTTTTGTGCATCTCAAGCTTCAACAGCCATATGCATGAGCATGGATCggccttcttcttcctcctccaccATTCAGCCCGGTGGCCCAACCATTGATCGCTGCAACCCCGTCATCAGAGACCAAAAAAGAATCCCAAGAACTCTCCCTTTAGTTCCTTGTACTTCTCAACCACCACCCATCAACCCCGTCCCTTATCAGCTACTTCACAAGAGCCAAAAAAGCACTTCAAAGAATAAAGCCAGTGATCAAAACAGCAACAAGAAGTCGAACTCtacaaaaccaaaacccaaaccaaatgatcaaaagaacaagaaaatctcTTTTAAGCCAGctgatattgatgatgatgataagaaGAGTGCTGCTTCTCTTAATGTTCCCAAAGATATTGTTAGAAAGAGCTGGGCTAAGCCTGGGGGTTCTATTATTGCCCCTCCTGGCTCGTCTAGAAATCTTTTGGGTGACGCAGCTTTCGTTGATGGGATACCAGACTATGATCCAGTTTCAGCACAGCTAGTTCCTGTTGAACCCAACATGAGTACTCAAGCTTTAAGTAAAGAGGAATCTACCGCTTCGagaccatcttcatcttcaagtcCGAATCAG GTAGTGGTTTTGAGAGTATCATTACACTGCAAAGGTTGCGAGGGAAAAGTGAGGAAACATCTGTCCAGAATGGAAG GTGTGACATCTTTCAACATAGACTTTGCAGCGAAGAAGGTGACTGTTGTAGGGGATGTGACCCCATTACGCGTCCTGGCGAGTGTGTCAAAGATCAAAAGTGCTCAATTCTGGACGTCTACGACCCCTCCTGCTGGCTCAAATTAA